In Lewinellaceae bacterium, a single window of DNA contains:
- a CDS encoding twin-arginine translocase TatA/TatE family subunit, giving the protein MENILLFNFFGPEMLVVLFAIILLFGGKKIPELMRGIGNGIREFNAARSTLESELKDGMREAERKELEEKKKKEA; this is encoded by the coding sequence ATGGAAAACATACTATTGTTCAACTTCTTCGGCCCCGAGATGCTCGTGGTGCTTTTCGCGATCATTCTGCTTTTCGGAGGCAAGAAAATCCCGGAGCTTATGCGCGGGATAGGCAATGGCATCCGCGAGTTCAACGCTGCCCGCTCGACGCTGGAAAGCGAACTCAAAGACGGAATGCGGGAAGCAGAAAGGAAAGAACTCGAAGAAAAGA
- a CDS encoding outer membrane beta-barrel protein translates to MKKIVAFTAFLTLLLISGQAQDVRFGFQLSPAFSWMSANTNKINSSGTNLGLKLGMVGEFYFQENYAVTSGLGFFFNTGGTLLHERAGDFWVNSELPESCRSATKSSTMTKLKYNLQYVEIPVGLKMRTREFGYIRYFIEPHLGFGFRTQANGDITSEGEACKDLNIQSDVNLLNLFWGINGGIEYSISESTSLVGGAGLQFGFADATKDDDTVFLENNPNNPAAEKSKGAIRAFVIKLGVIF, encoded by the coding sequence ATGAAAAAAATTGTTGCATTTACTGCTTTTTTGACGCTCTTGCTTATTTCCGGCCAGGCTCAGGACGTCCGTTTCGGCTTCCAGCTCAGCCCGGCTTTTAGCTGGATGTCAGCCAACACCAATAAGATCAACAGCAGCGGCACCAACCTGGGCCTCAAACTGGGCATGGTAGGGGAATTTTATTTCCAGGAAAACTACGCGGTGACCAGCGGCCTGGGTTTCTTTTTCAATACCGGCGGCACGTTGCTGCACGAACGGGCGGGCGATTTCTGGGTGAATTCGGAGCTTCCCGAAAGCTGCCGCTCTGCTACCAAGAGTTCGACTATGACCAAGCTGAAGTACAACCTGCAGTATGTGGAGATTCCCGTGGGCCTGAAAATGCGCACCCGGGAATTCGGCTATATCCGTTACTTCATCGAACCCCATCTGGGGTTTGGATTCCGCACCCAGGCCAATGGCGATATTACCAGCGAGGGCGAGGCCTGCAAGGATCTCAATATACAATCGGATGTGAACCTGCTCAACCTCTTCTGGGGGATTAACGGAGGGATTGAGTACAGCATCTCGGAAAGCACTTCCCTGGTCGGGGGCGCCGGCCTGCAATTCGGCTTCGCCGACGCGACTAAAGACGATGATACTGTTTTCCTGGAAAACAACCCCAACAACCCCGCCGCCGAGAAGTCGAAGGGCGCGATCCGGGCCTTCGTGATTAAATTGGGGGTTATCTTTTAG
- the nadC gene encoding carboxylating nicotinate-nucleotide diphosphorylase — MIADEKRTKTFLDFFVENALREDIGEGDHTSRACIPADARCRARLLIKDPGVLAGIEVARHIFQKVDPASRMSVFVEDGKAVSAGEVAFEVECNTRALLLAERLVLNTMQRMTGIATLSNRFKFEVEDLPVKILDTRKTTPLIRFLEKWAVRLGGCTNYRFGLYDWIMIKDNHIDACGGIRAAIERVAAYQKEHGLNLGVTIEVRNLVELYEVLEVGGITRLMLDNFEVPLLKEAVLTVHNRFETEASGGVNIHNVRQVAKTGVDFISVGALTHSAVSLDLSLKVVQ, encoded by the coding sequence ATGATTGCAGACGAGAAACGCACGAAAACATTTCTGGATTTCTTTGTGGAAAACGCCCTCAGGGAGGATATTGGAGAGGGAGATCATACCTCCCGGGCCTGTATTCCTGCCGATGCCCGTTGCCGGGCCCGGCTGCTTATCAAAGACCCGGGGGTGCTGGCAGGGATTGAGGTGGCCCGCCACATTTTTCAAAAGGTAGACCCTGCCTCCAGGATGAGCGTTTTTGTAGAGGACGGGAAGGCGGTCAGCGCCGGCGAGGTGGCCTTCGAGGTGGAATGCAACACCCGGGCATTGCTCCTTGCCGAGCGCCTGGTGCTCAATACGATGCAACGAATGACCGGCATCGCCACCCTGAGCAACCGCTTTAAATTCGAGGTGGAAGACCTGCCGGTTAAGATTCTGGATACCCGCAAAACGACGCCCCTTATCCGCTTTCTGGAAAAATGGGCGGTGCGCCTCGGGGGCTGCACCAACTACCGGTTTGGCCTTTACGACTGGATCATGATCAAGGATAACCACATCGACGCCTGCGGCGGCATCCGGGCGGCTATCGAGCGCGTGGCAGCCTATCAGAAAGAACACGGCCTCAACCTGGGCGTGACCATCGAAGTCCGCAACCTGGTGGAATTGTACGAAGTATTGGAGGTAGGGGGCATTACCCGGCTAATGCTCGATAATTTTGAGGTGCCCCTGCTCAAAGAAGCAGTGCTGACTGTGCACAACCGCTTTGAAACGGAAGCTTCCGGCGGGGTCAATATCCATAACGTCCGCCAGGTGGCTAAAACCGGCGTCGATTTCATTTCCGTTGGCGCCCTGACGCATTCGGCGGTGAGCCTGGATTTGAGTTTGAAGGTGGTGCAGTAA